In the uncultured Methanobacterium sp. genome, one interval contains:
- a CDS encoding metallophosphoesterase has translation MGKKVIQISDVHFGDTTFSLELKSNLRAQLEDENPDLLIFAGDLTASGYAHEYEQALEFVDELKSITKTHIVPGNHDARNVGLVHFENMISERKFVHTDKSSNFTIIGLDSSEADVSHGQIGRDQMDWLKEELGKIPEDRAKVVTFHHHIIPIPQTGRERNILLDSGDLMHILTENGVDFVLNGHKHVPNVWMLNNMVVLNSGTATTGKLRGNGYASYNQLEIKEGEVLVNLVKTENGSKREIAHYSVGLMDESMVIHSYIHKSIHSV, from the coding sequence ATGGGGAAAAAAGTAATTCAAATATCTGATGTGCATTTTGGGGATACCACCTTCTCTTTGGAACTTAAATCCAACCTCCGGGCTCAGTTAGAGGATGAAAATCCTGATCTTTTAATATTTGCCGGGGATCTCACTGCCAGTGGTTATGCTCATGAATATGAACAGGCCCTGGAATTTGTAGATGAACTAAAATCCATCACCAAAACCCACATAGTTCCAGGAAACCATGATGCCCGTAACGTGGGTCTGGTTCATTTTGAAAACATGATCAGTGAGCGTAAATTCGTTCACACGGATAAAAGCTCCAACTTCACCATCATTGGACTTGACTCCTCTGAAGCTGATGTCAGTCACGGGCAGATTGGACGCGACCAGATGGACTGGTTGAAAGAGGAGTTGGGTAAAATACCAGAGGACCGGGCTAAAGTAGTCACCTTCCACCACCACATTATACCTATCCCCCAGACCGGGAGAGAAAGAAATATCTTGCTGGATTCAGGAGATTTAATGCATATTTTAACTGAAAATGGGGTTGATTTTGTTTTAAACGGGCATAAACATGTCCCCAACGTGTGGATGCTCAACAATATGGTGGTTTTAAACTCTGGAACTGCAACTACCGGTAAACTGCGTGGAAATGGTTATGCCAGTTATAATCAACTGGAAATCAAGGAGGGGGAAGTATTGGTTAACCTGGTGAAGACTGAAAATGGGAGTAAAAGGGAGATAGCGCATTATTCCGTGGGATTAATGGATGAATCTATGGTGATCCATTCATATATCCATAAATCCATACATAGTGTATAA